The following coding sequences lie in one Planctomycetota bacterium genomic window:
- a CDS encoding AraC family transcriptional regulator translates to MTTTEFQRAFFESLPVTFTGEALFDCLPDVVFFVKDRQARYVVVNQTLVERCRVPDKQSLIGRTTSEIFPAPLGGHYQTQDEQVIASRTPIHDRLELHLRAGGVRGWCLTEKIPLLGRRGEALGLVGVSRDLIGPNAQSPDYALMARVVEYVQSHLSDELNVGELAARERLSIYRLDQRMRAVFQLTTAQFIQKCRLDEASRRLLTTDEPIAQIAFDCGYADHSAFTRNFKRTVGVSPNAFRQTRQLTG, encoded by the coding sequence ATGACAACCACTGAGTTTCAACGGGCGTTTTTCGAAAGCTTGCCAGTGACATTCACGGGCGAAGCGCTGTTCGATTGCCTGCCTGACGTGGTGTTCTTCGTCAAAGACCGGCAAGCCCGGTATGTGGTGGTCAACCAGACACTGGTCGAGCGCTGTCGCGTGCCCGACAAGCAATCGCTGATCGGCCGCACGACGAGCGAGATCTTTCCTGCGCCCCTGGGCGGGCATTACCAGACCCAGGACGAGCAGGTCATCGCCTCGCGCACCCCGATTCACGATCGATTGGAACTGCACCTTCGCGCCGGTGGGGTCCGAGGCTGGTGCCTAACCGAAAAGATTCCGCTGCTGGGCCGGCGCGGCGAGGCGCTGGGGCTGGTCGGCGTGTCACGCGATTTGATCGGCCCCAACGCCCAGTCGCCGGACTACGCGCTGATGGCACGAGTGGTTGAGTATGTGCAATCTCACTTGAGTGACGAATTGAATGTCGGCGAACTGGCCGCGCGGGAGCGCTTGTCGATCTATCGACTTGACCAGCGGATGCGCGCGGTCTTTCAATTGACCACCGCCCAGTTCATTCAGAAATGCCGGCTCGACGAAGCCAGCCGCCGGCTGTTGACGACCGACGAGCCGATTGCCCAGATCGCGTTCGACTGCGGCTATGCCGACCACAGCGCGTTCACGCGCAATTTCAAGCGCACGGTCGGCGTCTCGCCCAATGCGTTCCGCCAGACGCGCCAACTAACCGGTTGA